Proteins co-encoded in one Candidatus Eisenbacteria bacterium genomic window:
- a CDS encoding HIT domain-containing protein yields the protein MWAPWRGRYIRGAEAIEGCLFCAVLRTRTDRAHLVLARRPGALLMLNRYPYNPAHVMVAVGRHVGTVAELTPSERSDWLDLTALAERAIAKEYRPHGLNYGANAGRVAGAGFPDHLHLHLVPRWNGDTNFMPVIAETKVLPESLGETWTRLRGAIAGLAPRRG from the coding sequence CTGTGGGCGCCCTGGCGCGGGCGCTACATTCGCGGCGCCGAGGCGATCGAGGGCTGCCTGTTCTGCGCCGTGCTGCGGACGCGAACCGATCGCGCCCACCTGGTGCTGGCGCGTCGGCCGGGAGCACTGCTGATGCTCAATCGCTACCCTTACAACCCCGCACACGTGATGGTCGCGGTCGGACGCCACGTCGGGACGGTCGCGGAGCTCACGCCCTCGGAGCGTTCCGACTGGCTCGATCTGACCGCACTCGCCGAGCGCGCGATCGCGAAGGAGTACCGGCCGCACGGCCTGAACTACGGAGCCAACGCCGGTCGCGTCGCGGGGGCGGGATTTCCGGATCACCTTCACCTGCACCTGGTGCCGCGCTGGAACGGCGATACCAACTTCATGCCGGTGATCGCCGAGACCAAGGTGCTGCCCGAATCGCTCGGCGAGACCTGGACGCGCTTGCGAGGCGCGATCGCGGGACTCGCGCCCCGTCGTGGCTAA